Proteins encoded in a region of the Dorea longicatena genome:
- a CDS encoding DUF4186 domain-containing protein, with protein sequence MTKEEWYQQLFSRLEQSKFRSSFHLKEKDKAYIREKGMDTIRRHAEDFIAKREAPAVIPNDGKQTPMRGHPVFIAQHATATCCRGCIYKWHKMRPGKELSKVQQEYLVDVIMTWIEGEMKR encoded by the coding sequence ATGACAAAGGAAGAATGGTATCAGCAATTATTTTCCCGTCTGGAACAGTCCAAATTCAGAAGCAGTTTTCATCTGAAAGAAAAGGACAAGGCATATATACGTGAAAAGGGTATGGATACCATCCGGCGTCACGCCGAAGATTTTATTGCAAAGAGAGAAGCACCTGCAGTGATCCCCAATGACGGAAAGCAGACGCCGATGCGGGGACACCCGGTATTCATAGCACAACATGCAACCGCGACATGCTGCAGGGGATGCATATATAAATGGCATAAGATGCGTCCGGGCAAAGAGTTAAGTAAGGTGCAGCAGGAATATCTGGTGGATGTCATCATGACGTGGATCGAGGGTGAGATGAAGCGATGA
- a CDS encoding ATP-binding cassette domain-containing protein, translating to MENNEQDFINIINATENNLKHVSLKIPKKQITVFTGVSGSGKSSLCLDTIAAESRRELNVTFPSFVQQFLPKYGRPEVDRMENLPVTIVIDQKKPAANSRSTVGTYTDIYALLRLLFSRVGKPFVGYSDSFSFNHPSGKCERCEGLGVVTELDIHKLVDFDKCLNDEGVIKWPAFTTGAWRWKRYAYSGLFDLNKKIKDYSKEEMDLFLYSPQIRLKNPPDNWPKSAKYEGIYPRMYRSIITSKEGQLHKKELDRIVSTFTCPVCHGARLNAKIRSCLINGKNICEVSDMPIPEAAEFIRQIEDPLARDIKTEILKRMNALTEIGLGYLSLSRGTDTLSGGEAQRIKIARYINSPLTDMMYVLDEPSVGLHSRDIQKLKNSLIKLKEHGNTVLIVEHHREIIALADHIVDMGPEAGINGGQIMYQGSYEGLLKADTVTGRMLRTKTPVKMEYRKPTGWYQLEHANLHNLKNVNVKLPLGVMTVIAGVAGSGKSSLMEYFTSQYPGEVISIRQKDIGINLRSTPATYLDIADKIRALFAKENHIARSYFSFNSKGACPVCQGKGVIISDMAYMDSIETVCEVCHGTRYSEEVLKYQYKGKNIAEVMNMTVRQAIRFFENTDFVNKLDMLEQVGLGYLHLNQSMTTLSGGELQRVKLADKLEERGQIFILDEPTDGLHLDDIRRLMKLFNKMTDQGNTLFIIEHSLDVMKDADYIVELGPEGGQAGGEILFTGTPKEMLESSGSVTREYLSD from the coding sequence ATGGAAAATAACGAACAGGATTTTATAAATATTATCAATGCGACAGAAAATAATTTAAAACACGTTTCTTTAAAAATTCCCAAGAAACAAATCACAGTTTTTACCGGAGTATCCGGTTCGGGAAAGTCTTCTCTTTGTCTGGATACGATTGCGGCAGAATCGAGAAGGGAACTGAATGTAACATTTCCAAGTTTTGTGCAGCAGTTTTTGCCCAAATATGGCCGCCCGGAAGTAGACCGCATGGAAAATCTTCCGGTCACGATCGTAATCGATCAGAAAAAACCGGCTGCTAATTCGAGGTCTACGGTTGGTACTTACACCGATATTTATGCGTTGCTGCGCCTGCTTTTTTCTCGTGTCGGAAAACCTTTTGTCGGATATTCGGATAGTTTTTCCTTCAATCATCCAAGCGGAAAATGTGAGCGCTGCGAAGGTCTTGGAGTTGTGACAGAATTAGATATACACAAGCTTGTAGATTTTGATAAATGTTTAAACGATGAAGGGGTTATTAAATGGCCCGCATTTACAACCGGAGCCTGGAGATGGAAACGATATGCTTACAGCGGTCTGTTTGATCTGAATAAGAAGATTAAAGATTATTCAAAAGAAGAGATGGATCTGTTCCTTTATTCTCCGCAGATCCGTCTTAAAAATCCACCGGATAACTGGCCGAAATCTGCGAAATATGAAGGAATTTATCCGCGTATGTACCGCAGTATCATCACATCCAAAGAAGGGCAGCTTCATAAGAAAGAACTGGATCGGATTGTCAGCACATTTACATGTCCGGTCTGCCATGGAGCCAGACTGAATGCAAAGATCCGCAGCTGCCTGATCAATGGCAAGAATATCTGTGAAGTTTCCGATATGCCGATTCCTGAGGCAGCAGAATTTATCCGTCAGATTGAAGATCCGCTGGCACGTGACATAAAAACGGAGATCTTAAAACGGATGAATGCGCTTACTGAGATTGGTCTGGGTTATCTTTCGCTCAGCCGGGGAACGGATACACTTTCCGGCGGCGAGGCACAGCGGATTAAAATTGCCAGATATATCAATTCACCGCTTACAGATATGATGTATGTACTGGATGAGCCAAGTGTAGGACTGCATTCAAGAGATATCCAGAAGCTGAAAAATTCCCTGATCAAATTAAAAGAACATGGAAATACAGTTCTGATCGTGGAACATCACCGGGAAATTATTGCATTGGCGGATCATATTGTGGATATGGGACCGGAAGCCGGTATAAACGGTGGACAGATTATGTACCAGGGCAGTTACGAAGGACTTTTAAAGGCTGATACGGTGACAGGGCGTATGCTGCGGACAAAAACGCCGGTAAAAATGGAATATAGAAAGCCGACAGGCTGGTATCAGCTCGAGCATGCCAATCTTCATAATCTAAAGAATGTAAATGTGAAACTTCCACTTGGCGTTATGACAGTCATTGCCGGCGTGGCCGGTTCCGGAAAAAGTTCGCTGATGGAATATTTTACCAGCCAGTATCCGGGAGAGGTTATTTCAATCAGACAGAAAGATATAGGGATCAATTTAAGATCGACCCCGGCTACCTATCTGGACATTGCAGATAAGATCAGGGCTCTGTTTGCTAAGGAAAATCATATTGCACGGTCATATTTCAGCTTTAATTCCAAAGGGGCATGTCCTGTATGCCAGGGAAAAGGGGTTATTATATCGGATATGGCCTATATGGATTCTATTGAGACGGTTTGTGAGGTATGTCATGGAACCAGGTATTCGGAAGAAGTGCTGAAGTATCAGTATAAGGGAAAAAACATTGCTGAAGTTATGAATATGACTGTACGTCAGGCAATTCGGTTTTTTGAAAACACTGATTTCGTCAATAAACTCGATATGCTGGAGCAGGTTGGACTGGGATATCTGCATCTGAATCAGTCTATGACGACACTTTCGGGTGGAGAACTGCAGCGTGTAAAGCTGGCGGACAAGCTTGAAGAGCGCGGACAGATCTTCATTCTGGATGAACCGACAGACGGACTGCATCTGGATGACATCAGACGGCTGATGAAACTTTTCAACAAGATGACGGACCAGGGCAATACGCTGTTTATTATCGAACATAGTCTTGACGTTATGAAGGATGCGGACTATATTGTTGAACTTGGACCGGAAGGAGGTCAGGCTGGCGGCGAGATTCTCTTTACAGGGACGCCGAAAGAAATGTTAGAATCTTCCGGTAGTGTGACTCGTGAGTATTTATCAGATTGA
- a CDS encoding aldo/keto reductase, producing the protein MVKQKTPAQVALRFLIQSGVVVIPKSVHKERMEENFNVFDFTLSEEDMKTLEALDGGESLFFSHHDPATVEWFMSIV; encoded by the coding sequence GTGGTAAAACAAAAGACACCTGCACAGGTTGCTCTTCGCTTCCTGATCCAGAGTGGCGTTGTTGTAATTCCAAAGTCCGTTCATAAAGAACGTATGGAAGAGAACTTTAATGTATTTGATTTTACACTTTCTGAGGAAGATATGAAGACACTGGAAGCTCTGGATGGCGGAGAGAGTCTGTTCTTCTCACATCACGATCCGGCTACGGTGGAGTGGTTTATGAGTATTGTTTAG
- a CDS encoding ABC transporter permease: protein MKTISRIAYSNDKRNRTRSILIMMAICLTTMLLVIISTVGNGAIHLQKGQAAGSYGSNYGLFVSADGSQLKEVNRRAEIDATGTMRTEGIIKGNEKGGFVCMDETARKMLPYNKEYELKEGKYPEKMQEIAAGRAFFRAMGYGDVKIGDTVTLDYRAGMQSEYKPEEFVVSGILYDRDEYTIEASYVAFGSQEFYDEHVAENDRQYNIYFTLNDSANVSMNNIDSVIKQIAAACGIEEKNVIVNDLYLQWVLQPSYETIAVGGVLILAIVLFSVVVIYNIFQVGIANKIQEYGKIKALGATKKQMKQLIFREGMFLTFFSIPVGLLFGFLIAKCGFNWLVEQGNLVSTGTDSMGVQNQQVSLFSLPVMLLCIFVSFLTVALALRKPMKIVSRISPIEATRYLENAETQKKGKRNGRKNVTVFSMAMANITGNPKRTIGTILTLGLSCALFVIISNYVGNIDTEHEARLSVNHGQFELQLDYSSEYDERYPENNLDTILTDNPLNDSLIEEIKSIPGVTDVMTREIVSVNLNGTRFPAAVVSKKDFDFMRQDGDIGSMDYDQAVKNGDIFFGWSAWMEQDGYTPGESIVFDFENGSGTYTYQGKIAGSFVSADTYLVIPEDVYRSMNPRGTAYGYLWVDCDKKDVASVEQSLNTLISNTSHIKMNTYHAQLESAESVTRMMKLGCYLFMAVVGLIGFMNMANTMIMNITTKKQEYGVLQAVGMTNKQLNLCLQLQGLIFTVGTICVALIIGLPLGYALFSYAKHNGIFGMNIYHVPIVPIFIMIFFVGLLQIVLSCVLSSNLKKETLVERIRYQG from the coding sequence ATGAAGACAATAAGCAGGATTGCATATAGCAATGACAAAAGGAACAGGACAAGAAGTATACTGATCATGATGGCAATCTGTCTGACCACGATGCTGCTTGTTATCATCAGTACTGTGGGAAATGGGGCAATTCATTTACAGAAAGGTCAGGCGGCAGGATCATATGGAAGCAATTATGGTCTGTTTGTTTCCGCAGACGGATCGCAGTTAAAAGAAGTAAACCGCCGTGCGGAAATAGATGCTACAGGCACTATGCGCACCGAAGGTATCATAAAAGGCAATGAAAAAGGCGGGTTTGTCTGCATGGATGAGACTGCAAGAAAAATGCTTCCTTATAATAAAGAATATGAGTTGAAGGAAGGAAAGTATCCGGAAAAAATGCAGGAAATTGCCGCAGGAAGAGCATTTTTTCGTGCAATGGGGTATGGTGATGTAAAGATCGGAGATACGGTTACACTGGATTACCGCGCAGGGATGCAGTCAGAATATAAGCCGGAAGAATTTGTTGTCAGCGGAATCCTATATGATCGGGATGAATATACCATCGAGGCATCTTATGTTGCTTTTGGGTCACAGGAGTTTTATGATGAGCACGTCGCAGAGAATGACAGACAGTATAATATTTATTTTACTTTAAATGATTCTGCAAATGTATCTATGAATAATATTGATTCGGTTATAAAGCAGATTGCAGCAGCTTGTGGGATCGAAGAAAAAAACGTTATAGTCAATGATCTCTATTTGCAATGGGTCTTGCAGCCGAGTTATGAAACGATTGCGGTAGGCGGGGTTTTGATTCTTGCAATTGTACTTTTCTCTGTTGTGGTCATTTATAATATTTTTCAGGTCGGTATTGCCAACAAGATACAGGAGTATGGAAAAATCAAGGCTCTGGGAGCAACAAAAAAGCAGATGAAACAACTGATCTTCAGAGAGGGTATGTTTTTGACATTTTTTTCAATACCAGTTGGATTGCTTTTTGGCTTTCTGATTGCAAAATGCGGTTTTAACTGGCTGGTAGAACAGGGGAATCTTGTATCAACCGGAACTGACTCTATGGGAGTCCAAAATCAGCAGGTGTCACTGTTTTCCCTGCCTGTTATGCTTCTATGTATTTTCGTATCATTTCTTACCGTTGCTTTGGCACTGCGTAAACCAATGAAAATTGTTTCACGGATTTCACCTATCGAAGCAACACGGTATTTAGAAAATGCAGAAACACAAAAAAAAGGAAAACGAAATGGCAGAAAAAATGTCACCGTGTTTTCTATGGCAATGGCAAATATAACGGGTAATCCAAAAAGAACCATTGGTACCATCCTCACACTGGGGCTTTCCTGCGCATTGTTTGTGATTATCTCTAATTATGTGGGAAATATTGACACGGAGCATGAAGCACGTCTTTCCGTTAATCATGGACAATTTGAACTGCAGCTTGACTATTCTTCTGAGTATGATGAAAGATATCCGGAGAATAATCTGGATACGATTCTGACGGATAATCCATTGAATGATTCGCTGATTGAAGAAATCAAAAGCATTCCGGGAGTGACAGATGTCATGACGAGAGAGATTGTCTCTGTAAATCTGAACGGAACAAGATTTCCGGCTGCTGTTGTGAGTAAAAAGGATTTTGATTTTATGCGCCAAGATGGGGATATTGGTTCTATGGACTATGATCAGGCGGTAAAGAATGGTGATATTTTCTTTGGCTGGTCGGCGTGGATGGAACAAGATGGATATACTCCGGGTGAATCTATTGTATTTGACTTTGAGAATGGAAGTGGAACCTATACCTATCAGGGAAAGATTGCAGGATCTTTTGTAAGTGCGGACACTTATCTTGTCATTCCAGAAGATGTATACCGTTCCATGAATCCGAGAGGAACAGCCTATGGATATCTGTGGGTGGACTGTGATAAAAAAGATGTGGCATCTGTGGAACAGAGTCTGAATACTTTGATTTCTAATACTTCGCATATAAAAATGAATACCTATCATGCACAGTTAGAATCTGCAGAATCAGTAACCCGCATGATGAAGCTTGGCTGTTATCTGTTTATGGCGGTTGTAGGACTCATCGGTTTTATGAATATGGCAAACACCATGATCATGAATATTACGACAAAAAAGCAGGAATATGGTGTATTACAGGCTGTGGGCATGACAAATAAACAATTAAATTTATGCCTGCAGTTACAGGGACTGATTTTTACGGTTGGCACCATATGCGTAGCTTTGATTATTGGTTTGCCGCTCGGTTATGCACTTTTTTCCTATGCAAAGCATAATGGAATATTTGGAATGAATATTTATCATGTTCCAATCGTACCAATTTTTATTATGATTTTTTTTGTCGGTCTGTTGCAGATTGTACTTTCCTGCGTTTTAAGCAGTAATCTGAAAAAGGAAACGCTGGTAGAAAGAATAAGGTATCAGGGATAG
- a CDS encoding GNAT family N-acetyltransferase — translation MIRKLLNGDVDRVADIWLKTNLKAHYFISNRYWTSNYELVKEMVSQSEVYVFEADKMIQGFVGLNDEYIEGIFVAEEMQSCGIGKLLLDYIEDKKVRLQLNVYQKNTRAISFYQREGFIIQCEGLDEATGEKEYTMLWKQK, via the coding sequence ATGATTAGAAAGTTGCTGAACGGAGATGTAGATAGAGTTGCTGATATATGGTTAAAGACAAATCTGAAAGCACACTATTTTATTTCCAATCGATACTGGACAAGTAATTATGAATTAGTGAAAGAAATGGTGTCACAATCCGAAGTCTATGTGTTTGAAGCGGATAAAATGATACAAGGATTTGTAGGACTAAATGATGAATATATCGAAGGTATTTTTGTCGCTGAAGAAATGCAGTCATGTGGCATAGGTAAGCTTTTATTGGATTATATTGAGGATAAAAAAGTTAGATTACAATTAAATGTATACCAGAAGAATACCAGAGCAATTTCTTTTTACCAAAGAGAAGGGTTCATTATTCAATGCGAAGGTTTGGATGAAGCTACTGGTGAAAAAGAGTACACTATGCTATGGAAACAAAAATAA
- a CDS encoding Uma2 family endonuclease: MKQDDMEKEKKKCSGTYLEDSHPDIYPESVKEESGYYVATKKKQGEYTIEDYRKLPEDERAELIDGTIYDMAAPLSVHQLLASKIYSSLAGYIEKNQGACIPMFAPVDVQLDQDDKTMVQPDLMIVCDRKKLTRQGVFGAPDFIIEILSESTRKKDSYLKLMKYQKAGVREYWLVDPDKKKVIVYDLEKVEIPVIYGFTDQVPVRIFDGKCVVDFSLIYENIKFIYEQS; this comes from the coding sequence ATGAAACAAGATGATATGGAAAAAGAAAAGAAAAAATGTTCTGGAACATATCTGGAGGACAGCCATCCGGATATCTATCCGGAGAGTGTAAAAGAAGAAAGCGGTTATTATGTGGCAACAAAGAAGAAACAAGGCGAATATACAATAGAGGATTATCGGAAACTTCCGGAAGATGAAAGAGCCGAACTGATCGATGGAACGATATATGACATGGCAGCACCGCTTAGTGTACATCAGCTGCTGGCATCCAAGATATATAGTTCGCTTGCCGGATACATTGAAAAGAACCAAGGCGCTTGTATTCCAATGTTTGCGCCGGTGGATGTACAACTGGATCAGGACGATAAAACGATGGTACAGCCGGATCTTATGATCGTCTGTGACAGAAAAAAGCTTACCAGACAGGGGGTTTTCGGTGCGCCGGATTTTATTATTGAGATCCTGTCTGAAAGTACAAGGAAGAAGGACAGTTATCTGAAGCTTATGAAGTATCAGAAAGCGGGGGTAAGAGAATACTGGCTGGTGGATCCGGATAAGAAAAAAGTGATTGTGTATGATCTGGAGAAAGTCGAGATACCAGTGATATATGGATTTACAGATCAGGTACCTGTGCGGATATTCGATGGAAAATGTGTGGTCGATTTTTCACTGATCTATGAAAATATCAAATTTATATATGAACAATCATGA
- a CDS encoding GNAT family N-acetyltransferase, whose product MSNTKPFWKITSNQEVTVNEQNPQAVGFYEHLGFQTYKRTECDEEGNPYPLIYMKRNIC is encoded by the coding sequence ATGTCAAATACGAAGCCATTCTGGAAAATCACATCAAACCAGGAAGTAACGGTCAATGAACAGAATCCACAGGCTGTTGGATTCTATGAACATCTGGGATTTCAGACATATAAGAGAACGGAGTGTGATGAGGAAGGTAATCCGTATCCGCTTATATATATGAAACGTAATATATGTTAG
- a CDS encoding DMT family transporter yields the protein MSEKSMSKDTRKNVILLHIAVMCFSCSGVIGQYVQVPAVQVAMGRVICSSLLLLAISLVCKDKLTLDSKKDYGLMILTGVVMAIHWSSFFQSIQTSSVAIGTITFSTFPLFLTFLEPLLFHEKICGKNILNALILLMGVLITIPEFSVENKVTIGILWGMLASFTYAVMTLSNRYFSSRYKGRTICLYEQGTAAIALLPALVLVKAEWRPVDFAGVATIGFLCTAIAYSLYVTAQKGVKAQTAGIISGMETVYGIVFALIFLREIPTVRELVGGAVILGIAFYSSLHSED from the coding sequence ATGAGTGAGAAATCAATGAGCAAAGATACAAGAAAGAATGTGATACTGCTGCATATTGCGGTTATGTGTTTTAGCTGCTCCGGTGTGATCGGTCAGTATGTACAGGTTCCGGCGGTACAGGTGGCAATGGGAAGAGTCATCTGTTCGTCGTTACTTTTACTGGCAATATCGCTGGTGTGTAAAGACAAGTTGACACTGGATTCGAAGAAAGATTACGGACTTATGATTTTGACAGGTGTTGTGATGGCAATCCACTGGTCTAGTTTCTTTCAATCGATCCAGACATCGTCCGTGGCAATCGGGACCATTACATTTTCAACTTTCCCACTGTTTCTGACATTTCTGGAACCTTTATTATTCCATGAGAAGATATGCGGTAAGAATATTTTGAATGCTTTGATCCTTTTGATGGGAGTATTGATCACGATTCCGGAATTTTCAGTGGAGAATAAAGTGACGATTGGAATTCTCTGGGGAATGCTGGCAAGTTTTACTTATGCAGTAATGACGTTATCAAACCGGTATTTTTCCAGCAGATACAAAGGACGTACCATCTGTTTGTATGAACAGGGAACAGCAGCAATTGCATTGCTTCCGGCGTTGGTACTGGTGAAAGCAGAATGGCGTCCGGTGGATTTCGCAGGTGTTGCAACAATTGGTTTTTTATGTACGGCGATTGCCTATTCTTTATATGTAACGGCGCAGAAAGGTGTAAAAGCGCAGACTGCGGGAATCATTTCCGGTATGGAGACGGTATACGGGATCGTATTTGCACTGATCTTCTTAAGAGAAATCCCTACGGTCAGAGAACTGGTCGGAGGTGCAGTGATACTTGGAATCGCATTTTATTCGTCCTTGCATAGCGAAGATTAA